A single Defluviitalea saccharophila DNA region contains:
- the pyrE gene encoding orotate phosphoribosyltransferase, protein MINKERAIEIFKETEVLLEGHFLLTSGRHSNQYMQCAKILQYPNYAEELAKGLAEEFKEDSIDMVVGPAMGGIIIAYELARQLNVKNLFTERENGKMTLKRGFTIPKGARVLVAEDVVTTGGSVFEVMDIVKEQGGEVAGVAVLVDRSNGTIDFGTKLRAALTADVISYEAEECPLCKEGKLPIVKPGSRSINQK, encoded by the coding sequence ATGATTAATAAAGAAAGAGCAATAGAGATTTTTAAAGAAACAGAAGTACTGCTTGAAGGACATTTCCTTTTAACCTCAGGAAGACATAGCAATCAATATATGCAGTGTGCAAAGATTTTACAATACCCCAATTATGCAGAAGAACTCGCCAAAGGACTGGCAGAGGAGTTTAAAGAGGATTCTATTGATATGGTTGTTGGCCCTGCCATGGGGGGGATTATCATAGCCTATGAATTGGCAAGACAGTTAAATGTTAAGAACTTATTTACAGAAAGAGAAAACGGAAAAATGACTCTTAAAAGAGGCTTTACTATCCCTAAAGGGGCGAGAGTCCTGGTGGCAGAAGATGTTGTTACAACAGGGGGATCGGTTTTTGAGGTGATGGATATCGTAAAAGAACAAGGGGGAGAAGTGGCAGGCGTTGCTGTTTTGGTCGACAGAAGCAACGGAACCATTGACTTTGGAACTAAACTTAGGGCGGCATTAACTGCCGATGTCATATCTTATGAAGCGGAAGAATGTCCCCTTTGTAAAGAAGGCAAACTTCCTATAGTGAAGCCTGGAAGCCGTAGCATTAATCAAAAATAA
- a CDS encoding TIGR02206 family membrane protein, translated as MKDFFGMQYQGEAFKAFSYAHISTILIILLIIIIIYRFREKLREDRINQYIRYTMGTILLIQQSLLYLWYHANGLWSFAVSLPLNLCEAAVILCIILLLTQSKWVYEVLYFWAMCGVLSAIITPDLGYNFPHFMFYHFFITHGLVVIAVLFMTFVNRYRPQRNSIGKVLIITNLYMIFVALVNILTGGNYLFLRQKPSAFSIMDYLGPWPWYILSLEGIALVGFILAYLPFRKEFRKHT; from the coding sequence ATGAAGGACTTTTTTGGAATGCAGTATCAAGGAGAGGCTTTTAAAGCGTTTTCCTATGCCCATATAAGCACAATCCTTATTATACTTTTAATTATTATTATAATTTATAGATTCAGAGAAAAGCTAAGGGAAGATCGAATCAATCAATATATCAGATATACAATGGGGACGATTTTATTGATTCAGCAAAGCCTTCTATATCTTTGGTATCATGCTAACGGATTATGGTCCTTTGCGGTATCCCTTCCCCTTAATTTATGTGAGGCTGCCGTTATATTATGCATTATATTGTTACTTACACAATCTAAATGGGTATATGAGGTATTGTATTTTTGGGCTATGTGTGGTGTATTGTCTGCAATCATTACTCCTGATCTTGGATACAACTTTCCGCATTTCATGTTTTATCACTTTTTCATTACCCATGGACTGGTAGTTATTGCCGTTTTATTTATGACCTTTGTAAACCGCTATAGACCTCAAAGAAATTCTATTGGAAAAGTACTGATTATAACAAATTTATACATGATTTTTGTAGCCCTTGTAAACATCCTTACAGGAGGCAACTATCTTTTTCTTCGTCAAAAACCCAGTGCATTTTCGATTATGGATTATTTAGGTCCCTGGCCGTGGTATATCCTTTCACTGGAAGGAATAGCCTTAGTCGGATTTATATTAGCCTATTTGCCATTCAGGAAAGAGTTTCGCAAGCATACGTAA
- the aguA gene encoding agmatine deiminase — protein MNKIPKLFHYTMPPEWYAHACTFLEWPARKEIWQEHFTESCKAYGDVAKAIAKFEPVVMIVNEDTKFQAAHYCGSDVQLLEIPHDDSWMRDNGPTFLVNKKGELAGINWKFNAWGEKYYPFENDNKVASHLLNALNVPCFDAPIVLEGGSIHVDGEGTLLTTEECLLNPNRNPHLSKEDIEDILMNYLNVEKIIWLKKGLYGDETDGHVDNIACFAKPGTILIQTCSDSSDPNYEISKENIEILKHSTDAKGRSFEIIEIEQPPAMYEEGQRLSLSYINFYFTNGGIVVPVFGGICKEADENALNILQNVFPDREIVAVNGLPIVRGGGNIHCITQQMPLGRPYVNMKEVI, from the coding sequence ATGAATAAAATACCTAAATTATTTCATTATACAATGCCACCGGAATGGTATGCCCATGCCTGTACTTTCTTAGAATGGCCGGCCAGAAAAGAAATCTGGCAGGAACATTTCACAGAAAGCTGCAAAGCCTACGGGGATGTGGCTAAGGCCATAGCCAAATTCGAGCCTGTCGTTATGATTGTCAATGAAGATACCAAATTTCAGGCAGCCCATTACTGCGGTTCTGATGTTCAATTATTAGAAATTCCCCATGACGATTCCTGGATGCGGGACAACGGCCCTACCTTCCTTGTGAATAAAAAAGGAGAATTAGCCGGTATCAATTGGAAATTTAATGCCTGGGGTGAAAAATATTATCCTTTTGAAAATGACAATAAAGTTGCCTCCCATCTGTTAAACGCATTAAATGTTCCTTGCTTTGATGCACCGATTGTTTTAGAAGGTGGCTCTATTCATGTCGATGGGGAAGGGACTCTTCTTACAACTGAAGAATGCCTCTTAAATCCGAACAGAAATCCTCATCTGTCAAAAGAAGACATAGAGGATATTTTAATGAATTATCTAAATGTGGAAAAAATAATATGGTTGAAAAAAGGGCTGTATGGAGACGAAACCGACGGTCATGTAGATAATATCGCCTGCTTTGCAAAACCTGGAACCATCCTCATTCAAACCTGCTCTGATTCATCAGACCCTAATTATGAAATTTCAAAAGAAAATATAGAGATCCTAAAGCATTCAACAGATGCAAAGGGGCGCTCCTTTGAAATCATTGAAATCGAACAGCCTCCTGCTATGTATGAAGAAGGACAAAGACTCTCTCTTAGCTATATTAATTTTTATTTTACCAATGGTGGAATTGTCGTTCCGGTATTTGGAGGTATCTGTAAAGAAGCAGATGAAAATGCTCTCAACATCCTGCAAAATGTATTCCCTGACAGAGAAATCGTAGCAGTTAATGGGCTTCCCATTGTCAGAGGAGGAGGCAATATTCACTGTATCACTCAACAAATGCCTTTAGGCAGACCTTATGTGAATATGAAAGAGGTGATCTGA
- a CDS encoding dihydroorotate dehydrogenase electron transfer subunit, translating into MKEIKHVTVLENQMIAPYMYSMTLQADGIAELAKPGQFVNLYCKGEARLLPRPISICEINKEEGTINLIYAVAGKGTEEFSHIEEGETIEILGPLGNGFMIDESKRRNIVVGGGVGTPPLLELVKQLKGEVDVYLGFRSYPILVEEFERLGARVHIATEDGSVDFKGNVLELMKKENVKGDIIYSCGPKPMLRAISQWAASQNIPMQVSLEERMACGIGVCVGCVCKTRKKDEGDWQHRKVCKDGPVFWSDEVIWDE; encoded by the coding sequence ATGAAAGAAATTAAGCATGTGACCGTATTGGAAAATCAAATGATAGCCCCCTATATGTATAGCATGACTTTGCAGGCTGATGGTATTGCAGAGCTTGCAAAGCCGGGGCAATTTGTCAATCTGTACTGCAAGGGAGAAGCTAGGCTTCTTCCAAGACCCATCAGTATCTGTGAAATCAATAAAGAAGAGGGAACTATAAACCTGATTTACGCCGTAGCAGGAAAAGGAACAGAGGAATTTAGTCATATAGAAGAAGGAGAAACCATAGAAATTCTGGGACCTTTAGGGAACGGATTTATGATTGATGAGAGCAAAAGAAGAAATATTGTCGTAGGAGGAGGAGTCGGAACACCGCCTCTTCTTGAACTGGTAAAGCAATTAAAAGGGGAAGTAGATGTTTATCTTGGCTTTAGAAGTTACCCCATACTTGTAGAAGAATTTGAAAGACTTGGGGCAAGGGTGCATATTGCCACTGAGGACGGCAGCGTAGATTTTAAAGGAAACGTTTTAGAGCTGATGAAAAAGGAAAATGTAAAGGGAGACATCATCTATAGCTGCGGTCCTAAACCGATGTTAAGGGCAATATCACAGTGGGCAGCTTCTCAAAACATACCCATGCAGGTTTCCCTGGAAGAAAGAATGGCCTGTGGTATCGGAGTATGTGTAGGCTGTGTATGCAAAACCAGGAAAAAAGATGAAGGAGACTGGCAGCACAGAAAAGTGTGCAAGGACGGCCCCGTATTTTGGAGTGATGAGGTGATCTGGGATGAATAA
- a CDS encoding HRDC domain-containing protein, protein MKCKVFKLRVVGEHLAEDEDNLNQFLEAVKVNQVQSTFIGDGQNYWSILVYYDEVTQDTVIDSVNSALNQEMPLTSLQKKLYDILIKWRDTQAEYENLPSYVVCYNQWIREMVTMPVTTLEDLAKIKGFGERRVKKYGDQILKIMEIYQKMG, encoded by the coding sequence ATGAAGTGCAAAGTATTTAAGCTAAGAGTAGTTGGGGAACATCTGGCAGAAGATGAAGACAATTTAAATCAGTTTTTAGAGGCGGTGAAAGTGAATCAAGTTCAGTCCACATTTATTGGAGATGGACAAAATTACTGGTCTATTCTTGTTTATTATGATGAAGTGACTCAAGACACTGTTATAGATTCTGTGAATTCTGCTTTAAATCAAGAAATGCCTCTTACTTCCTTGCAGAAGAAATTATATGATATTCTCATCAAATGGAGGGATACTCAGGCAGAGTATGAAAACTTGCCCTCCTATGTGGTATGTTACAATCAATGGATTCGTGAAATGGTTACCATGCCCGTAACAACCTTGGAAGACTTGGCAAAAATTAAAGGATTTGGAGAAAGACGAGTTAAAAAATACGGGGATCAGATCCTAAAAATAATGGAAATATATCAGAAGATGGGCTAA
- the aguB gene encoding N-carbamoylputrescine amidase has translation MRKVIVAATQMQCSKNIDENIKNAEKLVRNAAAQGANIILLQELFETLYFCQEEKPKYFSLASELSANKAIAHFSSIAKELNVVLPISFFERKNNAHYNSVAVIDADGKILGTYRKTHIPDGPGYEEKFYFTPGDTGFKVWNTKFGTIGIGICWDQWFPEAARSMALMGAEILFYPTAIGSEPKNPEYDSKNHWQITMQGHSAANLMPVVASNRIGTETFEDSSITFYGSSFITNGFGEKIAEADRSTETILTAEFDLDELRNQRIAWGVFRDRRPEMYKTLLTSDGASN, from the coding sequence ATGAGAAAAGTAATCGTTGCTGCAACTCAAATGCAATGCAGCAAGAATATAGATGAAAATATAAAAAATGCAGAAAAGCTGGTTAGAAATGCAGCTGCACAAGGGGCAAATATTATTCTTCTGCAGGAATTATTCGAAACCCTGTATTTTTGCCAGGAAGAAAAACCGAAATATTTTTCTCTTGCTTCAGAACTATCTGCCAATAAGGCAATTGCTCATTTTTCATCCATTGCAAAAGAATTAAATGTGGTGCTGCCCATCAGTTTTTTTGAAAGGAAAAATAATGCCCACTATAATTCAGTGGCAGTGATTGATGCAGACGGCAAAATACTTGGAACCTATAGAAAAACCCATATTCCCGACGGACCGGGATATGAAGAAAAATTCTATTTTACCCCGGGGGATACAGGTTTTAAGGTTTGGAATACAAAGTTCGGTACCATAGGTATAGGAATCTGCTGGGACCAATGGTTCCCTGAAGCAGCTCGCTCTATGGCCCTCATGGGTGCTGAAATCCTATTTTATCCCACAGCCATCGGCTCAGAACCAAAAAATCCAGAGTATGACTCCAAAAACCACTGGCAAATTACTATGCAGGGCCATTCCGCTGCTAATCTCATGCCTGTGGTGGCATCCAACAGAATAGGAACAGAAACCTTTGAAGACTCCAGTATTACTTTTTATGGTTCTTCCTTTATTACCAACGGCTTTGGTGAAAAGATTGCCGAAGCAGATCGCTCCACTGAAACCATCTTGACTGCAGAATTTGATTTGGATGAATTAAGGAATCAAAGAATTGCATGGGGTGTATTTAGAGACAGAAGACCGGAAATGTATAAAACTCTTTTAACCAGCGACGGTGCCTCTAATTAA
- a CDS encoding diguanylate cyclase domain-containing protein gives MNYWEDLTHTRNKLAIKFLWGFYVTAAIMVTIHLGQFMSHHIIGFILCFIATFAVYRQKNVVFTMYLIITIMFVYFLALLELRPHFVNVIFVWLTLILSSIYQQYRVIMLAGAYSAGITVYSFALHGTELINNFQHTDMIYFVLFGAFMTVYFIFYTKFTRDLWVKERENDRHLKNILDSVSVVTLSFDVNTKKMSFSEGITQLTEYSLKDFEDNPNLWKEVIYPKDFKTIAKNYKEFYKGESKVFDIRITTRMKKEKWLQVRVIPVLDSNKKVMQINGVVIDITERRCMEEEIKYMAYHDILTELPNRIQFNDYFIKTLSEAKNEKQQMAILFIDLDKFKTINDTLGHDIGDLLLKETAKRLKAVLRETDFVCRVGGDEFIILLNNITNNEVNKLAQRIVDAFKDKFVLRGNTLYVTPSIGISIYPNHGNDIETLIKKADDAMYLAKKKGKNNYQFYNSMLKDA, from the coding sequence ATGAATTATTGGGAGGATCTTACGCATACCCGGAATAAGCTGGCCATCAAATTCTTATGGGGGTTTTATGTCACTGCAGCCATTATGGTAACCATTCATCTGGGTCAATTCATGAGCCATCATATTATCGGGTTTATTCTATGCTTTATCGCAACTTTTGCCGTTTACAGACAGAAGAACGTCGTTTTTACCATGTATCTTATTATTACCATTATGTTTGTGTACTTTTTGGCTTTGCTGGAACTGCGCCCTCATTTTGTGAATGTCATTTTCGTATGGCTGACGCTTATTTTAAGCTCAATCTACCAGCAGTATAGGGTCATTATGTTGGCGGGAGCTTATTCAGCGGGGATTACCGTTTATTCCTTTGCATTGCATGGTACCGAACTTATAAACAATTTTCAGCATACAGACATGATCTATTTTGTGCTTTTTGGTGCCTTTATGACAGTGTATTTTATCTTTTATACCAAATTTACGAGGGATTTATGGGTAAAAGAAAGAGAGAACGATCGGCATCTAAAAAATATTCTGGATAGTGTCAGTGTAGTGACTTTAAGTTTTGACGTAAACACAAAGAAAATGTCCTTTTCCGAGGGCATCACTCAACTCACTGAGTACAGCCTGAAGGATTTTGAAGACAATCCGAATTTATGGAAGGAAGTGATTTACCCTAAGGATTTTAAAACCATCGCAAAAAATTATAAAGAATTTTATAAGGGTGAATCCAAGGTATTTGATATTCGTATTACTACTAGAATGAAGAAAGAGAAATGGCTGCAGGTCAGAGTGATACCGGTTTTAGACAGCAATAAAAAAGTGATGCAGATCAATGGCGTTGTCATCGACATCACAGAAAGAAGATGTATGGAAGAAGAAATCAAATATATGGCATACCATGATATCCTCACAGAGCTTCCCAATAGAATTCAATTCAACGATTATTTTATAAAAACATTATCCGAAGCAAAGAACGAAAAACAGCAAATGGCTATTTTATTTATTGATTTGGATAAATTTAAAACAATTAATGATACTTTAGGCCATGATATCGGCGATCTGCTCTTAAAAGAAACTGCGAAAAGGTTAAAGGCTGTTTTAAGAGAGACGGATTTTGTGTGTCGAGTTGGAGGAGACGAATTTATTATTCTTTTAAATAATATTACGAACAATGAAGTAAACAAATTGGCACAAAGAATTGTAGATGCATTTAAGGATAAATTTGTACTTCGGGGGAATACTCTCTATGTAACGCCTAGCATAGGCATCAGTATTTACCCCAATCATGGCAATGACATCGAAACATTAATCAAAAAAGCCGATGATGCCATGTATCTTGCAAAGAAAAAAGGAAAAAATAATTATCAATTTTATAATTCGATGCTAAAAGATGCATAA
- a CDS encoding dihydroorotate dehydrogenase, producing the protein MDLKVEIGGVVLKNPVTVASGTFGSGREFAEFIDLNQLGAVTVKGVSSVPWKGNPSPRIAETYGGMLNSVGLQNPGVEEFIKNDIPFLREFDTKIIVNIAGKTIEEYCDVAEKLSHADIDLIELNISCPNVKEGGVAFGTDAKMAKEVTKEVKRHSKHPVIVKLSPNVTDITEIAKAVVEGGADGLSLINTLLGMAIDIHKKRPILANTVGGFSGPAIKPVALRMVYQVAKAVSLPIIGMGGISTGEDAVEFILAGATAVAVGTANFRNPRATMDVLNGIKEYMMTYGIKSLDEIRGIV; encoded by the coding sequence TTGGATCTTAAGGTGGAGATAGGTGGGGTCGTTTTAAAAAATCCCGTAACCGTTGCTTCCGGTACCTTTGGTTCCGGAAGAGAATTTGCAGAGTTTATCGACTTGAATCAGCTAGGAGCAGTTACAGTAAAAGGTGTCTCAAGTGTTCCATGGAAAGGGAACCCCTCTCCCAGAATTGCAGAAACCTATGGTGGAATGTTAAACAGTGTAGGATTACAAAATCCCGGAGTAGAAGAGTTTATCAAAAACGATATTCCTTTTCTTCGTGAGTTTGATACGAAAATCATTGTAAATATTGCAGGAAAGACCATAGAGGAATACTGCGATGTGGCTGAAAAACTCTCCCATGCAGATATCGATTTAATAGAGTTAAATATCTCCTGTCCCAATGTTAAAGAGGGGGGCGTAGCCTTTGGAACCGATGCCAAGATGGCTAAGGAAGTTACAAAAGAAGTAAAACGTCACTCAAAGCATCCGGTTATCGTAAAGTTAAGTCCCAATGTAACGGATATCACAGAAATTGCCAAAGCTGTGGTGGAGGGAGGAGCCGACGGATTATCCCTTATCAATACTCTGCTTGGAATGGCGATAGATATCCATAAAAAAAGACCCATACTAGCAAATACCGTAGGGGGATTTTCCGGGCCGGCCATAAAACCCGTTGCCCTTAGAATGGTGTACCAAGTGGCCAAAGCCGTATCCCTTCCCATCATCGGCATGGGAGGGATCTCTACGGGAGAAGATGCGGTAGAATTTATCCTGGCCGGCGCAACAGCCGTAGCAGTAGGAACGGCTAATTTTAGAAATCCAAGAGCAACTATGGATGTACTGAACGGAATTAAAGAATACATGATGACTTACGGGATTAAATCTCTTGATGAAATAAGAGGAATAGTCTAG
- the carB gene encoding carbamoyl-phosphate synthase large subunit, whose protein sequence is MPRDNSIKKVLVIGSGPIIIGQAAEFDYSGTQACQALKEEGIEVVLINSNPATIMTDREIADKIYIEPLTTETIEKIIQKERPDSLLAGMGGQTGLNLAVELYDKGILQKYNVRVIGTPIEAIKEGEDREGFKNLMERIGQPIVESEIVTNLEDGIRFAGKIGYPVVVRPAYTLGGTGGGIAEDEEELREILSQGLHLSRVGQVLLEKSIKGWKEIEYEVMRDSFGNCITVCNMENIDPVGVHTGDSIVVAPSQTLSDREYQMLRSASLDIINAIGIQGGCNVQLALNPNSFEYVVIEINPRVSRSSALASKATGYPIAKVAAKIALGYGLDEIKNAVTGKTYACFEPTLDYVVIKIPKWPFDKFHGAKRSLGTKMMATGEIMAIGNNFEAALLKGIRSLEIGQYSLERKSSSQRTLEELKKRVQIPDDERIFDLAEMLRRSYRVEKVCQITGMDPFFVEKIRWIVEQEEILKQMKVEDFTKEYLYMLKKKGFSDKGIADFLNISPQDVYSLRMKWNIKPVYKMVDTCGGEFEAESPYYYSTYDEYDEVEVSDKKKVMVIGSGPIRIGQGIEFDYCSVHSVLALKKAGIETVIVNNNPETVSTDFNISDKLYFEPLTEEDVLNIVEKEKPDGVILQFGGQTAIKLAKFFREMNIPIYGTKPEQIDAAEDREKFDDLLERLDIRRPKGKAVWSLEEGLKEAKALGYPVLVRPSYVLGGQGMEITYQEKELKQYLGNAFERDSKNPVLIDRYLTGREIEVDAICDGEDILIPGIMEHLERAGVHSGDSITIYPSQNISLKMKEKILDYTKRIALALDVIGMVNIQFIEFENELYIIEVNPRSSRTVPYISKVTGVPVIELATRVMLGERLRDLGYGVDLYKEAELIAVKVPVFSTEKLPRVEVSLGPEMRSTGEVLGVGKTLEEALYKGFIAAGINVPKKNGTILATIKPYDQKEFIPIAKAFKDKGYRFIATEGTAKLLEKEDIPVTEVKKISEGVPNILDSIRSGIIDIVINTPTKGNDSKRDGFRIRRAAIESSVNIFTSLDTVNAMLKVMDADLTLAEAGVYDLGGSHERN, encoded by the coding sequence TAACAGCATAAAGAAAGTACTGGTGATCGGCTCAGGACCAATCATCATCGGGCAGGCAGCAGAGTTTGACTACTCAGGAACTCAGGCTTGTCAGGCTTTAAAAGAAGAAGGAATCGAGGTTGTATTAATCAATAGCAATCCTGCCACCATTATGACGGACAGAGAAATAGCGGATAAAATTTATATCGAACCTTTAACAACGGAAACCATAGAAAAAATCATCCAAAAAGAAAGACCGGATTCTCTTTTAGCAGGAATGGGCGGTCAAACGGGACTGAATTTAGCCGTAGAGCTTTATGATAAAGGAATACTCCAAAAATATAACGTACGGGTTATAGGAACACCCATAGAAGCCATCAAAGAAGGGGAAGACCGGGAAGGATTTAAAAATTTGATGGAGAGAATCGGCCAACCCATCGTGGAAAGTGAAATTGTAACCAATCTTGAAGATGGCATAAGATTTGCCGGGAAGATCGGATACCCTGTGGTTGTGCGTCCTGCATACACCCTGGGAGGAACAGGGGGAGGAATAGCAGAGGATGAAGAAGAATTAAGGGAAATCCTCTCTCAGGGACTTCATTTAAGCAGGGTAGGTCAGGTACTTTTAGAAAAAAGCATCAAAGGTTGGAAAGAGATAGAATATGAGGTGATGAGAGATAGCTTTGGCAATTGCATCACCGTATGTAATATGGAAAACATTGATCCGGTTGGAGTGCATACAGGGGACAGTATCGTTGTTGCTCCAAGTCAGACCCTTTCCGATAGGGAGTACCAAATGCTTCGCTCGGCTTCTTTAGATATTATCAATGCCATAGGCATTCAGGGAGGCTGTAATGTTCAGCTTGCCCTTAATCCCAATAGTTTTGAATATGTGGTCATAGAAATCAATCCGAGAGTAAGCCGTTCATCTGCTCTTGCTTCCAAGGCGACGGGCTATCCCATAGCCAAAGTAGCCGCTAAAATCGCTCTTGGATATGGGCTGGATGAAATCAAAAATGCGGTAACCGGCAAGACTTATGCTTGCTTTGAGCCTACTTTGGATTATGTGGTGATTAAGATTCCAAAATGGCCTTTTGATAAATTTCACGGTGCAAAGCGTTCCCTTGGTACCAAAATGATGGCAACTGGAGAAATCATGGCCATTGGCAATAATTTTGAAGCAGCCCTCTTAAAAGGCATTCGCTCCCTTGAAATAGGCCAATACTCATTAGAAAGAAAATCTTCTTCCCAAAGGACTTTGGAAGAATTAAAGAAAAGGGTACAAATCCCCGATGATGAGAGAATCTTCGACCTGGCAGAGATGCTAAGAAGAAGCTATCGTGTGGAAAAAGTGTGTCAAATCACAGGCATGGATCCTTTCTTTGTGGAAAAAATCAGATGGATTGTGGAACAAGAAGAAATTTTAAAACAGATGAAAGTCGAAGATTTCACCAAAGAATACCTCTATATGTTAAAGAAAAAAGGATTTTCAGATAAAGGTATCGCAGATTTCCTGAACATAAGCCCCCAGGATGTATATAGTCTAAGAATGAAATGGAATATTAAACCGGTATATAAGATGGTAGATACCTGTGGAGGAGAATTTGAGGCGGAATCCCCCTACTATTACTCTACCTATGATGAATACGATGAAGTGGAAGTATCGGACAAGAAAAAAGTCATGGTTATTGGTTCGGGGCCAATTAGAATCGGTCAGGGAATAGAATTTGACTACTGTTCGGTACACAGCGTATTAGCTCTAAAGAAGGCAGGGATTGAAACCGTTATAGTCAATAACAATCCCGAAACCGTAAGTACGGACTTTAATATATCCGACAAATTATACTTTGAACCCCTTACAGAAGAAGATGTTCTAAACATTGTAGAAAAGGAAAAACCAGATGGAGTTATCCTTCAGTTTGGAGGGCAGACTGCAATAAAGCTGGCAAAATTCTTTAGGGAAATGAATATTCCAATCTACGGTACGAAACCTGAACAAATCGATGCTGCAGAAGACAGGGAAAAATTCGATGACCTTTTAGAAAGATTAGATATCAGGCGTCCTAAGGGAAAGGCAGTCTGGAGTCTTGAAGAGGGCTTAAAAGAAGCAAAAGCCCTGGGATACCCTGTACTGGTTCGTCCTTCCTATGTCCTGGGGGGACAAGGAATGGAAATCACCTATCAGGAAAAAGAATTAAAACAATACTTAGGAAACGCCTTCGAAAGGGATAGTAAAAATCCAGTACTTATTGACAGATACTTAACAGGACGGGAAATAGAAGTGGATGCTATTTGCGACGGAGAGGACATCTTAATTCCCGGAATTATGGAACATCTTGAAAGAGCGGGAGTGCATTCGGGAGATAGCATTACCATATACCCAAGTCAAAATATATCTCTAAAGATGAAAGAAAAAATTCTTGATTACACGAAGCGAATAGCCCTTGCCTTAGACGTAATAGGCATGGTGAATATCCAGTTTATAGAGTTTGAAAATGAATTATACATCATAGAAGTGAACCCCAGATCCAGTCGAACCGTGCCTTATATCAGCAAGGTTACCGGGGTACCGGTTATAGAGCTTGCCACAAGGGTAATGCTTGGAGAGCGTTTAAGGGATTTAGGATACGGTGTTGACCTCTATAAGGAAGCAGAACTTATAGCAGTAAAAGTGCCTGTTTTCTCCACAGAAAAACTCCCCAGGGTAGAAGTCAGCCTGGGACCTGAGATGCGTTCTACAGGTGAGGTATTAGGAGTTGGGAAAACCTTAGAGGAGGCTTTATACAAAGGATTTATTGCGGCAGGCATCAATGTTCCAAAGAAAAATGGCACAATTTTAGCAACTATCAAACCCTACGACCAGAAAGAATTTATACCGATTGCAAAAGCCTTTAAAGACAAGGGCTACCGCTTTATCGCCACGGAAGGGACCGCAAAACTCTTAGAAAAAGAAGACATCCCGGTAACCGAAGTTAAAAAGATCAGCGAAGGAGTTCCTAATATATTAGACAGCATAAGAAGCGGTATTATCGACATTGTGATTAATACGCCCACCAAAGGAAATGACTCAAAAAGAGACGGATTCAGAATCAGAAGGGCAGCCATAGAATCTTCGGTCAATATCTTTACATCCCTGGATACGGTAAATGCCATGTTAAAGGTAATGGATGCCGATTTAACTTTAGCAGAGGCAGGGGTATATGATTTAGGAGGAAGCCATGAAAGAAATTAA